A genomic window from Triticum urartu cultivar G1812 chromosome 7, Tu2.1, whole genome shotgun sequence includes:
- the LOC125522095 gene encoding putative UPF0496 protein 2 isoform X1 — MWPFSSSPSLAKSMSSIDTPDTMMDGSSSSSSSVTQTPPPRSPLDVDEEYGRAFKSRSFLDLWSHAHRSLRQTFKLSSSRPSTSLETLDDGAAALDKEPSCSYTILDDFELEPRPEALARAAGRRHRRQRRWGCHRRHRVEALLLEYFDVTRDACEACSALLAAVGAARRHHLVLRRLLRRLDVEGGGDDNTTTAARDALALHVRQDNPLSPAGSRLDGFHEAHARCSPLSKRLAAARRRLRRLAKAARFARCAAATAVVGASATVVVAAVVLAAHAVVGVGAAAAVAFCATSTEPVACRTNTVKKLSGRLHGRRRRGHVRAGEEVVDAAARGAYIVGRDLDTVSRMVRRAHDELEHGRDMARIAVAGHGERPLLEEVAREEEECGEDLRSQLEELEEHACLCLITINRSRRMVAQEMERAGSPSPSTETTTSKD; from the exons ATGTGGCCCTTTTCATCGTCTCCTTCGTTGGCTAAATCCATGTCTAGCATCGACACCC CAGACACCATGATGGACGGGAGCAGCAGCTCGTCGTCGTCCGTAACTCAGACGCCGCCGCCGCGCAGCCCGCTCGACGTCGACGAGGAGTACGGCCGCGCGTTCAAGTCCAGGTCCTTCCTCGACCTCTGGTCGCACGCGCACCGCAGCCTCAGGCAGACATTCAAGCTCTCCTCCTCTAGGCCCAGCACCAGCCTCGAAACGCTCGACGATGGCGCTGCGGCCCTGGATAAGGAGCCGTCGTGCTCCTACACAATTCTCGACGATTTCGAGCTGGAGCCGAGACCGGAGGCGCTCGCGCGGGCCGCTGGGCGTCGGCACCGGCGCCAGCGCCGGTGGGGGTGCCATCGCCGCCACCGCGTGGAGGCGCTCCTGCTCGAGTACTTCGACGTGACGCGGGACGCCTGCGAGGCGTGCTCCGCGCTGCTCGCCGCCGTGGGAGCCGCGCGGAGGCACCACCTCGTGCTCCGGCGCCTGCTCCGCCGGCTGGACGTCGAAGGTGGCGGCGATGACAACACTACCACTGCTGCCAGGGACGCGCTAGCGCTGCACGTCCGCCAAGACAACCCACTCTCGCCTGCGGGCAGCAGGCTCGACGGGTTCCACGAGGCGCACGCGCGCTGCAGCCCGCTCTCCAAGCGTCTCGCCGCGGCGCGGCGCCGGCTGCGTAGGCTCGCCAAGGCGGCGCGCTTCGCCCGGTGCGCGGCCGCGACCGCGGTCGTCGGTGCGTCGGCCACGGTCGTGGTGGCCGCGGTGGTCCTGGCCGCGCATGCCGTCGTTGGCGTCGGCGCGGCCGCCGCGGTGGCCTTCTGCGCCACATCCACCGAGCCCGTGGCGTGCCGCACGAACACCGTCAAGAAGCTGTCCGGACGGCTCCACGGCAGGCGAAGGCGGGGGCACGTAcgcgcgggcgaggaggtggtggacgcggcggcgcggggagcgTACATCGTTGGGCGCGACCTGGACACGGTGAGCCGCATGGTGCGGCGCGCGCACGACGAGCTGGAGCACGGGCGCGACATGGCGCGCATCGCGGTGGCCGGCCACGGCGAGCGGCCGCTGCTCGAGGAGGTggcgcgggaggaggaggagtgcgggGAGGACCTGAGGTCTCAGCTGGAGGAGCTGGAGGAGCACGCCTGCCTCTGCCTCATCACCATCAACCGGAGCCGGAGGATGGTGGCGCAAGAGATGGAGCGCGCCGGGTCACCGTCGCCGTCCACAGAAACGACGACGTCCAAAGACTAA
- the LOC125522095 gene encoding putative UPF0496 protein 2 isoform X2, which produces MWPFSSSPSLAKSMSSIDTHTMMDGSSSSSSSVTQTPPPRSPLDVDEEYGRAFKSRSFLDLWSHAHRSLRQTFKLSSSRPSTSLETLDDGAAALDKEPSCSYTILDDFELEPRPEALARAAGRRHRRQRRWGCHRRHRVEALLLEYFDVTRDACEACSALLAAVGAARRHHLVLRRLLRRLDVEGGGDDNTTTAARDALALHVRQDNPLSPAGSRLDGFHEAHARCSPLSKRLAAARRRLRRLAKAARFARCAAATAVVGASATVVVAAVVLAAHAVVGVGAAAAVAFCATSTEPVACRTNTVKKLSGRLHGRRRRGHVRAGEEVVDAAARGAYIVGRDLDTVSRMVRRAHDELEHGRDMARIAVAGHGERPLLEEVAREEEECGEDLRSQLEELEEHACLCLITINRSRRMVAQEMERAGSPSPSTETTTSKD; this is translated from the exons ATGTGGCCCTTTTCATCGTCTCCTTCGTTGGCTAAATCCATGTCTAGCATCGACACCC ACACCATGATGGACGGGAGCAGCAGCTCGTCGTCGTCCGTAACTCAGACGCCGCCGCCGCGCAGCCCGCTCGACGTCGACGAGGAGTACGGCCGCGCGTTCAAGTCCAGGTCCTTCCTCGACCTCTGGTCGCACGCGCACCGCAGCCTCAGGCAGACATTCAAGCTCTCCTCCTCTAGGCCCAGCACCAGCCTCGAAACGCTCGACGATGGCGCTGCGGCCCTGGATAAGGAGCCGTCGTGCTCCTACACAATTCTCGACGATTTCGAGCTGGAGCCGAGACCGGAGGCGCTCGCGCGGGCCGCTGGGCGTCGGCACCGGCGCCAGCGCCGGTGGGGGTGCCATCGCCGCCACCGCGTGGAGGCGCTCCTGCTCGAGTACTTCGACGTGACGCGGGACGCCTGCGAGGCGTGCTCCGCGCTGCTCGCCGCCGTGGGAGCCGCGCGGAGGCACCACCTCGTGCTCCGGCGCCTGCTCCGCCGGCTGGACGTCGAAGGTGGCGGCGATGACAACACTACCACTGCTGCCAGGGACGCGCTAGCGCTGCACGTCCGCCAAGACAACCCACTCTCGCCTGCGGGCAGCAGGCTCGACGGGTTCCACGAGGCGCACGCGCGCTGCAGCCCGCTCTCCAAGCGTCTCGCCGCGGCGCGGCGCCGGCTGCGTAGGCTCGCCAAGGCGGCGCGCTTCGCCCGGTGCGCGGCCGCGACCGCGGTCGTCGGTGCGTCGGCCACGGTCGTGGTGGCCGCGGTGGTCCTGGCCGCGCATGCCGTCGTTGGCGTCGGCGCGGCCGCCGCGGTGGCCTTCTGCGCCACATCCACCGAGCCCGTGGCGTGCCGCACGAACACCGTCAAGAAGCTGTCCGGACGGCTCCACGGCAGGCGAAGGCGGGGGCACGTAcgcgcgggcgaggaggtggtggacgcggcggcgcggggagcgTACATCGTTGGGCGCGACCTGGACACGGTGAGCCGCATGGTGCGGCGCGCGCACGACGAGCTGGAGCACGGGCGCGACATGGCGCGCATCGCGGTGGCCGGCCACGGCGAGCGGCCGCTGCTCGAGGAGGTggcgcgggaggaggaggagtgcgggGAGGACCTGAGGTCTCAGCTGGAGGAGCTGGAGGAGCACGCCTGCCTCTGCCTCATCACCATCAACCGGAGCCGGAGGATGGTGGCGCAAGAGATGGAGCGCGCCGGGTCACCGTCGCCGTCCACAGAAACGACGACGTCCAAAGACTAA